From a single Fulvivirga ulvae genomic region:
- a CDS encoding transposase, producing the protein MSTRTAIPEHEGIYFITFTCIKWLNLFELSNGYAAVYKWFDYLISKGHYLLGYVIMPNHVHLLIAFRNNGQSLNKVVGNGKRFMAYDIIQRLKEAGNDQLLGQLSSYVSVAEKKKGKLHEVFEPSFDWKECLSHNFIEQKLNYIHENPCKGKWQLASRLEAYEHSSASYYIAGEQGVYPVTSYMELEDVDLTQRSL; encoded by the coding sequence ATGAGCACCAGAACCGCCATACCAGAGCATGAAGGCATCTATTTCATCACTTTTACTTGTATAAAGTGGTTGAACCTGTTTGAATTATCCAATGGCTATGCTGCCGTGTATAAGTGGTTCGACTACCTGATTAGTAAGGGACATTATCTGCTAGGGTATGTAATAATGCCTAATCATGTTCATCTGCTCATAGCCTTCAGAAACAACGGTCAGTCTTTGAACAAAGTAGTGGGCAATGGAAAGCGCTTTATGGCCTATGACATTATCCAACGACTCAAGGAAGCCGGTAACGACCAGCTACTTGGTCAGCTATCATCGTATGTAAGTGTGGCCGAGAAGAAAAAAGGAAAGCTACACGAGGTTTTTGAGCCATCTTTTGACTGGAAAGAGTGTCTTAGCCATAACTTTATAGAGCAAAAGTTGAATTACATACATGAAAACCCATGCAAAGGTAAATGGCAGTTGGCGAGTAGGTTGGAAGCGTATGAGCATAGCTCGGCAAGCTACTATATTGCAGGAGAGCAGGGAGTGTATCCTGTAACCAGCTATATGGAATTGGAAGATGTTGATTTAACGCAGCGTTCTTTATGA
- a CDS encoding helix-turn-helix domain-containing protein, with protein MNTKEQKYLSKLGEKIRKLREEKHYEQKAFAFDHEIGRTQLYMIENGKTNPRLLTLMKIANGLDISLSELLNL; from the coding sequence ATGAACACGAAAGAACAGAAATATTTATCCAAACTGGGTGAAAAAATAAGAAAGCTAAGGGAGGAAAAGCACTATGAACAAAAGGCATTTGCCTTTGACCATGAGATCGGGAGAACCCAGCTTTATATGATTGAAAATGGAAAAACAAACCCAAGATTGCTGACCCTAATGAAGATAGCTAATGGTTTGGATATCTCCCTCAGTGAATTATTGAATTTATAG
- a CDS encoding ligand-binding sensor domain-containing protein — protein sequence MKTLTLMYFPVLILALVIFSCSEQSKNHLAEQNDAAPKIVQANLQDDYSIARHLGWKPEKTNKNLQVGEYVRKIFQDTKGHLWFGTNSQGVAHYDGDSLTYLSAEEGLSGMPITGIMEDKAGNMWFTTHRGVSMYDGASFRNFTVKDGLADDETWSIFQDSKGMIWVGTARGLCRFNGEKFEVFSLPSSGMSWVWSIAEDRMGNLWFGTNGEGVYKYDGETVTNINKQNGLSDNSIVSILEDAKGNIWFSSMHGGVSRYDGGSFARFFENEIGSDEVWALYEDKAGNIWFSSEGFGVYRYDGANLANFGQKDGLNIKVVQAIFEDKAGQLWVGGAGGLYRLERKTFVNITRDILNRDKC from the coding sequence ATGAAGACACTCACACTTATGTATTTCCCCGTGCTGATTTTGGCTTTGGTCATATTCTCATGCAGCGAGCAAAGCAAAAATCATCTGGCAGAACAAAATGATGCGGCCCCGAAAATTGTGCAGGCCAACTTACAGGATGATTACAGTATCGCCCGGCATCTGGGTTGGAAACCTGAGAAAACCAATAAAAACTTGCAGGTTGGTGAATATGTGAGAAAGATATTTCAAGATACAAAAGGGCACCTCTGGTTTGGTACCAATAGCCAGGGTGTAGCTCATTATGATGGCGACTCGCTTACCTATCTGTCTGCAGAAGAGGGGCTGAGCGGCATGCCGATAACCGGAATAATGGAAGACAAAGCAGGTAATATGTGGTTTACGACCCATCGGGGAGTATCGATGTATGATGGAGCGTCATTCCGCAACTTTACGGTAAAAGATGGGCTGGCCGACGATGAAACCTGGAGCATATTTCAGGACAGCAAAGGAATGATATGGGTAGGAACAGCCAGAGGATTATGCCGGTTTAATGGTGAAAAATTTGAAGTTTTTTCGCTGCCTTCATCAGGTATGAGTTGGGTTTGGAGCATTGCAGAAGATAGAATGGGCAACCTTTGGTTTGGAACGAATGGTGAGGGAGTATATAAGTATGATGGGGAGACAGTCACGAACATAAATAAACAAAACGGGCTCAGTGATAATAGTATAGTCAGTATTTTGGAAGATGCTAAAGGAAACATCTGGTTTAGCTCCATGCATGGCGGAGTAAGCCGGTACGATGGAGGGTCGTTCGCCAGGTTTTTTGAAAATGAGATTGGTAGCGATGAAGTATGGGCGCTATATGAAGATAAGGCAGGCAATATCTGGTTCTCTTCAGAAGGCTTTGGTGTCTATCGCTATGATGGAGCAAACCTTGCGAATTTTGGACAAAAGGATGGGCTTAATATTAAAGTTGTACAAGCAATTTTTGAAGACAAGGCGGGACAATTATGGGTTGGCGGAGCAGGAGGCCTCTACAGGTTGGAAAGAAAAACGTTTGTTAATATCACCAGGGATATCCTGAACAGAGACAAATGTTAA
- a CDS encoding pinensin family lanthipeptide produces MKKSKLKLDDLKVNSFVTEVPKDAQNTAQGGGRTIIVNSALCPFQSIAFVCNIQDPLYTWDAECPATAGNTAC; encoded by the coding sequence ATGAAAAAGTCAAAATTAAAACTCGACGATTTAAAAGTTAACAGCTTCGTAACAGAAGTTCCTAAGGACGCGCAAAATACTGCTCAGGGAGGAGGTAGAACCATTATTGTTAATTCCGCTCTTTGTCCATTTCAGAGTATTGCTTTTGTGTGCAACATTCAGGACCCTCTGTATACCTGGGACGCCGAATGTCCGGCAACTGCGGGAAATACAGCATGCTAA
- the dinB gene encoding DNA polymerase IV, with product MDLDTFFVSCERLIDDKLIGKPILIGGTTDRGVVASCSYEARKFGVHSAMPMKLARQLCPEAIIIKGNAGTYSKKSEEVTEIIKESVPLYEKTSIDEFYVDLSGMDRFFNSLMLASELRKKIIKETGLPISFGLSENKTVSKVATGEAKPNNQLKVDYGLEKAFLGPLSVTKIPMVGEKTYHALRDLGIRKIQTIQEMPMELMEKVFGKNGVTIWEKANGIDRSLVIPYSERKSISTERTFDRDTIDVVKLKGILLAMAENLAFQLRRGEKLTSCVTVKVRYSDFNTHTLQNRIPYTSADHVLIPKVLELFDKLYNKRLLVRLIGVRFSHLVNGGYQINLFEDATEMINLYQAMDKVRDKHGDRSVMRAAGIEAKTISRFNPFRGEPPPLLPNRRA from the coding sequence ATGGACCTTGATACCTTTTTCGTTTCCTGCGAAAGGCTTATTGATGATAAGCTTATAGGTAAGCCCATCCTCATAGGAGGGACTACTGATCGGGGGGTCGTGGCATCGTGTAGCTACGAAGCCAGAAAGTTCGGAGTCCATTCTGCCATGCCCATGAAACTGGCCCGTCAGCTATGCCCGGAGGCAATCATTATTAAAGGTAATGCCGGCACATACTCTAAAAAATCTGAGGAGGTGACGGAGATCATCAAGGAAAGTGTACCGCTGTACGAAAAGACTTCTATTGATGAGTTTTATGTAGACCTTTCCGGAATGGACCGCTTTTTCAACAGCCTGATGCTGGCCTCAGAGCTGCGTAAGAAAATAATAAAGGAAACCGGGCTGCCCATTTCGTTTGGTTTGTCTGAAAACAAAACAGTTTCCAAAGTGGCTACCGGAGAGGCCAAACCCAATAATCAGCTCAAAGTCGATTATGGTTTGGAAAAAGCCTTCCTCGGCCCGCTTTCGGTTACCAAAATACCGATGGTAGGGGAGAAGACCTATCATGCCTTGCGAGACCTCGGTATCAGAAAAATACAGACCATCCAGGAGATGCCTATGGAGCTGATGGAAAAGGTGTTTGGGAAGAATGGTGTCACTATTTGGGAAAAAGCCAATGGCATTGACCGTTCGCTGGTGATTCCCTATTCAGAGCGTAAATCCATTTCCACTGAGCGGACTTTTGACAGGGACACCATAGATGTGGTCAAACTGAAAGGCATACTACTGGCAATGGCAGAAAACCTGGCCTTCCAGCTTAGGAGAGGAGAGAAGCTCACCTCATGCGTAACGGTTAAGGTCCGGTATTCTGATTTCAATACCCATACCCTGCAAAACCGTATTCCCTATACCTCGGCAGACCACGTTCTCATACCCAAAGTATTGGAGCTGTTTGACAAGCTATACAACAAGCGTCTTCTGGTTCGCCTGATAGGAGTGCGGTTCAGCCATTTGGTAAATGGAGGCTATCAGATCAACCTGTTTGAGGATGCAACAGAGATGATCAACCTATACCAGGCTATGGACAAAGTGAGGGATAAACATGGCGACAGAAGCGTGATGCGAGCCGCCGGCATAGAAGCTAAAACCATCAGCCGGTTCAACCCCTTCCGCGGAGAGCCACCACCACTTTTGCCTAACCGGAGGGCGTAG
- a CDS encoding DNA polymerase III subunit alpha: MYLNNHTYYSFKYGAISPGELLVEAKRLGVECLTLTDINSTAGCLNFVRLSEKYGVRPVLGIDFRNGAQQQFVGIAKNNEGFRELNECISWYLHEKEDIPSRAPAFEHAYVIYPFSGFTGGDLKENEFIGVSPEDIMRLRFSPWKNRPEKLVALQTVTFRKKRDYNAHRLLRAIDNNTLLSKLPKTEEGKPHHQMMPAAELKGKYEEFGVLVDNAHRLLDSCHITFEFGETAQLNMKTYTGSEEEDYRLVHRLCMRGLKYRYENPGKDIKKRINDELATIRQKGFLAYFLINCKIVSYARKKGYFYVGRGSGANSIVAYLLRITDVDPIELDLYFERFINLYRKNPPDFDIDFSWRDREDITRFIFEYFNKRVPNGVALLATYSTFQYRAMVRELSKVFGLPPHEIDRLADGGEAVDQVSALVLRYGQLISGFPSHMSVHAGGILIAEKSIHNYTATSLPPKGFPVTHFDMVVAEDIGLYKFDILGQRGLGKIKDTLEIIKGNRPDEDEIDIHDIKRFKVDEQVKAILREGQAIGCFYVESPAMRMLLKKLRVDHYLGLVAASSIIRPGVAKSGMMREYILRFRDEERVKDAHPVLLKIMPDTFGVMVYQEDVIKVAHYFAKLDLGEADVLRRGMSGKFRSREEFQKVKEKYFANCKAEGHSFELAADVWRQIESFAGYAFAKGHSASYAVESYQSLFLKAHYPLEYMVSVLNNGGGFYRRELYIHEARMHGAEIVPPCVNKSEAYAVIEGVRIYLGFDLIKDLEAQVMENILRARSKRSFLNLSDFLKRVFISLEQLSLLIRAGSFRFTGKSKKELLWQAHIALGRTKKTNPVPSLFDSPAREIKLPKLYTYQFEDAFEEMELFGFPLCDPFMLLRDEPEVSVNKASNMMNFLNQEITILGYLVAIKNTSTNKGDRMNFGTFLDRKGHFIDTVHFPQVAYKHPFRGKGIYKITGKVVVEFEFCTLEVSAMEKLPYIDDPRYTDDTGVLRVISNR, translated from the coding sequence ATGTACTTAAACAACCACACATACTATAGCTTTAAATACGGGGCCATCAGTCCTGGGGAGCTGCTGGTGGAGGCGAAGCGGCTGGGGGTTGAGTGCTTGACGTTGACGGATATTAACTCTACGGCAGGATGCCTGAACTTTGTGCGGCTCTCGGAGAAATACGGGGTCAGGCCTGTGTTGGGGATTGATTTCAGGAATGGGGCACAGCAACAGTTTGTAGGGATTGCTAAAAACAATGAGGGTTTCAGAGAGCTTAATGAGTGTATTTCATGGTATTTGCATGAAAAAGAAGATATTCCCTCCAGGGCACCTGCCTTTGAACATGCTTACGTAATCTATCCATTCTCAGGCTTTACCGGAGGAGATTTGAAGGAAAACGAGTTTATAGGAGTAAGCCCTGAAGATATTATGCGGCTGCGATTTTCTCCGTGGAAGAACAGGCCGGAGAAGCTGGTGGCATTGCAAACCGTTACTTTCCGTAAAAAGAGGGATTATAATGCCCATCGCCTGTTGAGGGCCATCGATAATAATACCCTGCTGAGCAAACTGCCTAAAACAGAGGAAGGCAAACCTCACCACCAGATGATGCCCGCTGCGGAGCTGAAAGGAAAGTATGAAGAGTTTGGGGTGCTGGTTGATAATGCCCATCGGCTTCTGGATAGTTGCCATATTACATTTGAGTTTGGGGAAACGGCTCAGCTCAACATGAAAACCTATACCGGGTCGGAAGAAGAGGATTACCGCCTGGTGCACCGGCTCTGTATGCGCGGGTTGAAGTACCGCTACGAGAATCCCGGCAAGGATATTAAAAAAAGAATAAACGATGAACTGGCTACCATACGGCAAAAAGGTTTTCTGGCTTACTTCCTCATCAACTGCAAAATAGTAAGTTATGCCCGGAAGAAGGGCTATTTCTACGTTGGCAGAGGCAGCGGAGCCAACAGTATTGTAGCTTACCTGTTGCGAATAACCGATGTAGACCCCATAGAGCTGGACTTGTACTTTGAGCGGTTTATCAATCTGTACCGGAAAAATCCGCCTGATTTCGATATCGATTTTTCATGGCGCGACAGGGAGGATATAACAAGGTTTATTTTTGAATACTTCAACAAAAGGGTACCCAACGGCGTGGCCTTGCTGGCTACCTATAGCACTTTTCAGTACCGGGCCATGGTGCGCGAGCTTAGCAAAGTATTTGGTCTTCCCCCCCATGAGATAGACCGGCTGGCAGATGGCGGTGAAGCAGTAGACCAGGTCTCGGCATTGGTGCTGCGGTACGGGCAGTTGATTTCCGGCTTCCCCAGCCATATGAGTGTACATGCAGGAGGTATTTTAATCGCCGAAAAGTCGATCCATAACTATACCGCCACCAGCCTGCCGCCTAAAGGCTTTCCTGTTACCCATTTTGATATGGTAGTGGCGGAAGACATAGGACTGTATAAGTTTGATATCCTGGGGCAGCGAGGACTTGGCAAGATCAAAGATACCCTGGAGATCATCAAAGGGAACAGGCCTGATGAAGATGAGATCGATATCCATGACATTAAGCGCTTTAAAGTGGATGAGCAGGTAAAAGCCATATTGCGGGAGGGGCAGGCCATAGGGTGCTTTTATGTGGAGTCGCCCGCTATGCGTATGCTGCTGAAGAAACTCAGAGTAGACCATTACCTGGGGCTTGTGGCCGCCAGCTCCATCATCAGGCCCGGCGTGGCCAAGTCGGGGATGATGCGTGAGTACATACTGAGGTTTCGTGATGAGGAAAGAGTGAAAGATGCACACCCCGTATTGTTGAAGATCATGCCTGATACCTTTGGGGTAATGGTGTACCAGGAAGACGTAATTAAAGTGGCGCACTACTTTGCCAAGCTAGACCTGGGTGAGGCCGACGTACTTCGCCGGGGGATGTCAGGGAAGTTCCGTTCAAGAGAAGAATTTCAAAAGGTGAAAGAGAAGTATTTTGCCAACTGTAAAGCCGAGGGGCACTCCTTTGAACTGGCTGCTGATGTATGGCGGCAAATAGAAAGCTTTGCCGGTTATGCTTTTGCGAAAGGACACTCGGCATCTTATGCGGTGGAAAGCTACCAAAGCCTTTTCCTGAAAGCTCACTACCCGCTGGAGTATATGGTAAGTGTGCTCAATAATGGAGGTGGCTTTTACCGAAGGGAACTGTATATTCACGAAGCGCGTATGCATGGAGCTGAGATTGTACCTCCATGTGTCAACAAAAGTGAGGCCTACGCTGTAATAGAGGGCGTGAGGATCTACCTGGGCTTTGACCTGATCAAAGACCTGGAAGCACAGGTGATGGAAAATATATTGAGAGCCCGCAGCAAGCGATCATTTCTGAACCTAAGCGACTTTTTGAAGCGCGTTTTCATCTCGCTGGAGCAACTGAGCCTGCTTATACGTGCGGGAAGCTTCCGGTTTACCGGTAAATCGAAAAAGGAGCTGCTCTGGCAGGCCCATATCGCACTGGGAAGAACCAAAAAGACCAACCCCGTACCATCATTGTTTGATTCACCGGCCAGGGAAATTAAGCTGCCCAAGCTGTACACCTACCAGTTTGAAGATGCCTTTGAGGAAATGGAACTCTTCGGCTTCCCGCTCTGCGATCCGTTCATGCTCCTCCGCGATGAACCCGAAGTAAGCGTAAACAAAGCCAGTAACATGATGAATTTCCTCAACCAGGAAATAACTATCCTTGGCTATCTCGTTGCCATTAAAAACACCAGTACAAACAAAGGTGATCGCATGAACTTCGGCACCTTCCTAGACCGTAAAGGCCATTTCATCGATACCGTACACTTTCCCCAGGTAGCCTATAAGCACCCATTCAGAGGCAAAGGCATCTATAAAATTACCGGTAAAGTAGTAGTAGAGTTCGAATTCTGCACCCTCGAAGTCTCTGCCATGGAAAAACTACCCTACATCGATGATCCAAGGTACACAGATGATACGGGAGTGTTGAGGGTGATTAGTAATCGGTGA
- a CDS encoding DUF6882 domain-containing protein, with protein sequence MSLFKKLFGKENQEEKVQVDNSDFKTHQKSDGQSFEELFEQNAGLSFEKQMILGDVIGSNSWQFDMGSGTISFGDALRFPVQVIGSLSFNDSSWMWGWANAKSGIPENLLVQSNELKKLGEQKQIPELTDGHFSVEEGFEHKMGMAACGLFKSKAYYCANYGQGTLVVTIDSKEIPDIDKNRYEKMLTSFPQLISNIDVNHKAAFINYLIDREFQLKEENDKIEGSKDGKTITGEFDDMGRLKNLGGKI encoded by the coding sequence ATGAGCCTATTTAAAAAACTATTTGGTAAAGAAAACCAGGAGGAAAAAGTACAAGTTGATAACAGCGATTTCAAAACTCATCAAAAATCTGACGGGCAGTCGTTTGAAGAATTATTTGAGCAAAATGCCGGGTTGTCATTCGAAAAGCAGATGATTCTGGGGGATGTAATTGGGTCGAACTCGTGGCAATTTGATATGGGGTCTGGTACAATATCTTTTGGAGATGCCTTGAGGTTTCCCGTCCAGGTTATAGGCTCCCTGTCGTTTAACGACTCTTCTTGGATGTGGGGATGGGCCAATGCTAAAAGTGGTATCCCTGAAAACCTGTTGGTACAGTCTAACGAGTTGAAAAAACTGGGAGAGCAAAAGCAAATACCTGAATTGACCGACGGACACTTTTCGGTGGAAGAAGGGTTTGAACACAAAATGGGAATGGCGGCCTGCGGGCTCTTCAAGTCCAAAGCATACTACTGCGCTAACTATGGACAAGGAACCTTGGTAGTGACCATTGACAGCAAGGAGATTCCGGATATCGACAAAAACAGGTATGAAAAAATGCTAACAAGCTTTCCGCAATTAATCAGCAACATAGACGTAAACCACAAAGCTGCATTTATAAACTACCTTATTGATCGCGAGTTTCAGTTAAAGGAGGAAAATGATAAAATTGAAGGTTCAAAAGATGGCAAAACCATCACCGGGGAATTTGATGATATGGGAAGGCTGAAGAATTTAGGAGGGAAGATATAA
- a CDS encoding winged helix-turn-helix domain-containing protein yields MTSRNIIIILYSLFISTAYSHTDIKERHIKVGMRMIGDQILLHSGDSTSRVLAIEKDTDRYKIEFESGFSFTPEAMMAIINEVVTETGIATSYLVEVENCETKKVIYSYEVSDWTTTDLIPCKLRVQPKACYKLFVTILDSNPSALSLYNSAVPAKKASSSKSQIGYLGIATSVLFCITMLGLFIYFRREKQVSPKQDLNMILIGQYRFDKKAMTLSLKHETTELSGKEADLLYLLCNSENQTLTREYILEVVWGDEGDYIGRTLDVFVSKLRKKLMADTSIKIINIRGIGYKFIIDNQG; encoded by the coding sequence ATGACCTCGAGAAATATCATAATCATCCTTTACAGTTTGTTTATATCCACAGCCTATAGCCATACAGATATTAAAGAACGGCACATCAAAGTGGGTATGCGGATGATCGGTGACCAGATCCTGCTCCACTCCGGAGACAGTACCTCCAGAGTTTTGGCTATTGAGAAGGACACGGACCGGTATAAAATTGAATTTGAGTCCGGCTTCAGCTTTACCCCCGAAGCAATGATGGCCATCATCAACGAAGTGGTGACAGAGACTGGTATTGCCACCAGCTATTTGGTGGAAGTAGAAAACTGTGAGACTAAAAAGGTGATCTATAGCTATGAGGTAAGTGATTGGACTACAACAGACCTGATTCCGTGCAAATTAAGAGTGCAGCCTAAAGCTTGTTATAAGTTGTTCGTCACTATTCTGGACTCAAACCCATCAGCCTTATCACTATATAATAGCGCTGTCCCTGCCAAAAAGGCCTCATCGAGTAAAAGTCAGATCGGTTATTTGGGCATTGCAACATCGGTTTTGTTTTGTATTACCATGCTTGGCCTGTTTATCTATTTCAGAAGAGAAAAACAAGTGAGCCCAAAACAAGACCTAAATATGATTCTGATTGGGCAATATAGGTTCGATAAAAAAGCTATGACACTTTCTCTCAAGCATGAGACTACAGAATTGTCAGGCAAGGAAGCTGATTTGCTGTATTTACTATGCAATTCCGAAAACCAGACCCTTACCCGGGAGTATATACTGGAAGTGGTGTGGGGAGACGAGGGTGACTATATAGGTCGTACGCTGGACGTTTTCGTATCAAAACTACGCAAGAAACTCATGGCCGACACCAGTATTAAAATTATCAACATCAGGGGCATAGGGTATAAATTCATAATAGATAACCAGGGGTAA
- a CDS encoding sensor histidine kinase has protein sequence MRFYKKFTFKVAARLFMILAVMAAFALIFGDDRLFFNQIILFIILAVQVVELLRFINHTNRELAKFLLAIKYRDFSINFSKSKIGQSFEELNEAFTEIIDIYKNVKMEHEGQFHYLKMVVSNINIGIISLENNENIVLINKPAEQVLHAEGVKNWKILKAKQPSFVQEIDAIGDTGRRLINIDAHGETRTLSVDVNSMIMLNKSYKLITFQDIKGEIEQTEIEAWHKLIRILTHEIMNSATPISSLTETMQTMLEKDGQQKPLEELDEETIEDLRFSLKTIKKRSDGMVSFIDDYRKLTKVAKPKLEPVPMQELFNTIENLMSSELDKANIRFESQIDNVSTIQMDSHLIEQVLINLVTNSIHALEGVPNPAIHLKAYQDYDKQVVEVQDNGSGIPQKELNQIFVPFFSTKKHGSGIGLSLSKQIMHLHGGNIKVSSEPGKGTVIKLFFR, from the coding sequence ATGAGGTTTTACAAAAAATTTACTTTTAAAGTTGCAGCCAGGCTTTTCATGATCCTTGCGGTTATGGCTGCTTTTGCCCTGATCTTTGGAGATGACAGGTTATTCTTTAATCAAATCATCCTGTTTATAATACTTGCTGTACAGGTAGTGGAGCTGCTAAGGTTCATCAACCATACCAACCGGGAGCTGGCAAAATTCCTCCTGGCCATAAAATACCGGGATTTTTCGATCAACTTCAGCAAAAGCAAGATCGGGCAGTCGTTTGAAGAACTCAATGAGGCATTTACCGAGATCATCGATATTTACAAGAATGTAAAAATGGAGCATGAAGGCCAGTTTCATTATCTGAAAATGGTGGTCAGCAACATCAATATCGGCATCATATCTCTTGAGAATAATGAAAATATCGTATTGATCAACAAACCGGCAGAGCAGGTGCTGCATGCTGAGGGTGTTAAAAACTGGAAGATACTGAAAGCCAAGCAGCCGTCGTTCGTGCAGGAAATTGATGCCATTGGCGATACCGGCCGCAGGCTGATCAACATCGATGCCCATGGTGAAACCCGGACGCTTTCTGTAGATGTGAACTCAATGATCATGCTCAACAAAAGCTATAAACTGATCACTTTTCAGGATATCAAAGGGGAAATAGAACAAACAGAGATAGAGGCATGGCATAAACTCATCCGGATACTTACCCACGAGATTATGAACAGCGCCACTCCCATCTCTTCCCTTACCGAAACCATGCAGACCATGCTGGAAAAAGATGGGCAGCAGAAGCCTTTGGAGGAGTTGGATGAGGAAACCATTGAAGACCTTCGCTTTTCACTAAAAACCATCAAAAAGCGTAGTGATGGAATGGTTTCTTTTATTGATGACTACCGGAAGCTGACCAAAGTAGCCAAGCCGAAACTTGAGCCTGTACCGATGCAGGAGCTGTTTAACACCATCGAAAACCTGATGAGCAGCGAGCTGGACAAAGCAAATATCCGGTTTGAATCACAAATCGATAACGTCAGTACCATACAAATGGACAGCCACCTGATCGAACAGGTACTAATCAACCTGGTCACCAACAGCATCCATGCGCTGGAAGGGGTGCCCAACCCCGCCATACATTTAAAGGCTTATCAGGATTATGACAAGCAGGTGGTTGAGGTTCAGGACAATGGCTCAGGTATCCCTCAAAAAGAGCTTAACCAAATATTTGTACCCTTCTTCTCCACCAAAAAGCATGGCTCCGGCATCGGCCTGAGCCTCTCCAAACAGATCATGCATTTACACGGCGGCAACATCAAAGTAAGCTCTGAACCTGGTAAGGGCACGGTGATTAAGTTGTTTTTTAGGTAG
- a CDS encoding transposase, with the protein MQEHLATSKRNSHMELNEVYFWTNTIKDWKYLLKKDKYKKVIIDQLQWLVERKKIAVYGFVIMPNHLHILWEMLEKNGKEMPHASFNKWTSSQFLKDLRVNHPNVIPYFEEKTPERNHRFWQRNALAILMDSKPKLEQKLDYLHLNPLQEHWSLAIQPEDYYWSSVSFYMTEKDNFGFLTHYMDRM; encoded by the coding sequence ATGCAAGAACATTTGGCCACTTCGAAACGAAACTCCCACATGGAACTTAATGAGGTCTACTTCTGGACCAATACTATAAAAGACTGGAAGTATCTGCTAAAAAAGGATAAATACAAGAAGGTCATAATTGATCAACTCCAGTGGCTGGTGGAAAGAAAAAAAATTGCGGTATATGGCTTTGTCATCATGCCAAATCATTTGCATATACTGTGGGAAATGCTTGAGAAAAATGGAAAGGAAATGCCTCATGCCTCTTTCAATAAATGGACTTCAAGTCAGTTCTTAAAAGATCTTAGGGTTAATCACCCTAATGTAATACCTTACTTTGAAGAAAAAACCCCCGAAAGGAATCATAGGTTTTGGCAAAGAAATGCGCTGGCCATATTGATGGATTCCAAACCAAAGCTTGAGCAAAAGCTTGATTATCTCCATTTAAACCCTCTTCAGGAACATTGGAGTCTCGCTATTCAACCTGAGGATTATTACTGGTCATCCGTCTCTTTTTATATGACTGAAAAAGATAATTTCGGTTTTTTAACACATTACATGGACCGGATGTAA